CTCTTCAAGAAGCGCTTCAACCTGAAGAAGGGCTACACGGACTACAGGGAGATGCTCGCGGTTGAGAAGCCGGACATCGTCGCTCCAATCCTGCCGGTGGCGCCGAACCCGAAGGTTGTTGTGGAATGCGCATCCGCTCCCGGAGTGAAGGGCATATTCTGCGAGAAGCCCGCCTCCGTGAGCCTGGAGGAGGCTGACCGCATGGTGGAGGCGTGCCGGTCACGCAATATCAAGTTTGCGGCCGGCGACGCCTATCGCAACTATCACCAGCTCTGGGAGGCTCGTAAGGTCATAGAGTCCGGAGAGATAGGCGAGGTGCAGGCCATCAACCTGTACCAGCCTACCGACGAGATATCCGGCGGCGGCTGCCAGGGCCTGAGCGTGATGCGCATGTTCGCCTGGGACGACGAGATAGACTGGCTCACCGGCTGGGTGCGACACGACCCGTGGAGTGATAACGACCAGGGCATGGGCGGTTACGTGCGCTTCAAGAACAAGATCGAGTGTTTCATTCACCTCAAGCCGAACGCGAAGAGCGGAATCGAGATACTGTGCTCCAAGGGCGTCTTCTGGTCTGACTGGACCACCTTCCGGATGTGGAAGATGAAGGACAAGGGCCGCCTGCTGCACGATATGGAGGAGATGGTGGGCCGCTTCGAGGACGCGGAGGGTTGGGGCCCCGGCCTGGACGCCGAGGGCTGGGTGAGCATGTCCACCCGGCAGGCAGACAGCATCCAGGCTATAATCGACGCTGTTGATACGAACACTGAGCCGCGGTGCAGCGGCGACAACATGCGCCAGGTGCTGGAGATTGCCATCGCGATGCGGGAGTCGCACCAGAAGGGCTTCATCCCGGTGAAGCTGCCCATCCAGGACCGGAAGCAGAAGATCGTCCCGCACACCAGCCGGCTGGAGAACAAGAAGCCGCTCCTGGGCCACACCGAGTACTACAACCAGATGCGGCAACGCAAGGAGGCGTAGCATGGCGGAGGCGAAAAAGGCGAAGTATCGGGTGGGCATGATCGGCGGCGGCAGGAAAGGCACCCAGCACGCCCGCGCCTATGAGCTCAATCCACGGTCGGAAGTGGTCGCTATCGCGGACACGGACCCTGAGAACCTGGAGCTTTTCAAACAGCGCTTCAAGCTCAATACGGGCTACTCGGACTACCGGGAGATGCTCGAGAAAGAGAATCTGGACATTGTCGCGCCCATCCTGCCTGTTGGGCCGAACCCGGACGTTGTAATCGGCTGCGCGCGGTCCGGCAAGGTGAAGGCCATCTTCTGTGAGAAGCCGATGGCT
The nucleotide sequence above comes from SAR202 cluster bacterium. Encoded proteins:
- a CDS encoding Gfo/Idh/MocA family oxidoreductase; translated protein: MRVEIRLPAPAMEVEMTEKNAKYRIAVIGGGRKGTQHARAYALNPKAEIVAIADMDQENLELFKKRFNLKKGYTDYREMLAVEKPDIVAPILPVAPNPKVVVECASAPGVKGIFCEKPASVSLEEADRMVEACRSRNIKFAAGDAYRNYHQLWEARKVIESGEIGEVQAINLYQPTDEISGGGCQGLSVMRMFAWDDEIDWLTGWVRHDPWSDNDQGMGGYVRFKNKIECFIHLKPNAKSGIEILCSKGVFWSDWTTFRMWKMKDKGRLLHDMEEMVGRFEDAEGWGPGLDAEGWVSMSTRQADSIQAIIDAVDTNTEPRCSGDNMRQVLEIAIAMRESHQKGFIPVKLPIQDRKQKIVPHTSRLENKKPLLGHTEYYNQMRQRKEA
- a CDS encoding Gfo/Idh/MocA family oxidoreductase, with translation MAEAKKAKYRVGMIGGGRKGTQHARAYELNPRSEVVAIADTDPENLELFKQRFKLNTGYSDYREMLEKENLDIVAPILPVGPNPDVVIGCARSGKVKAIFCEKPMAISLEQADTMVEECRKRGIKFASGDAYRSFQ